CCCCAGTGCTCGATCTGCCAGTCCTCGTCGACATGGGCCGCTGCCCAAGCTTCCTCGGCGTCCAACTCGCCGAAATCCACGGCCAGCGCCAGCAGCGCCGAGCCGGTCAGCGCCGTCATAACATGGATGGCGGCCAGCCGCATCGGCTCCGAGCGTTGGCCAAGATGCGCGCCAAGGATGGCGATGGCTTCGCGCGGCTGCTCGACATGGATGACGCCTTCGGCAAGATTGAAGCGCGCGCCGAGGCTGCCGCGTGCCCAGTCCAGCACCGGATCCCACAGCTTGTTCTGACGATCGACCAGGCCTTGCGGACCGTCGGCACGGTAGCAAAGCAGATCTGACGAAGCGAAGCGCAGCACATCCTCCAGCACCGCCTGCGGATCGGAGACGACACCGTCTATGGCGGTGTTGACAAGGCGCATGACCGGCATGGTCACGGGATCGATGACCTCGCCCTGGGCGCTGAATTCGTCGGCCACGAGTGCCGCAGCCCTTTCGGTTGGCAGCACCATCACGGCCTTGCCCGGCGTGCGCACCGGACGGCCGTCGAGATGAACGGTAAAGCCGTTTTCCACCGGGACAACCGAAACCGCCTTGTAGAAACGCTTCGGCAGCGGCGTCTTCATCTGGATCTGGGCGCGGCGCACGGGATCGGGATCGGAAAGCAGTTTTCCGGCTTCGAGGTCTTCGAGGATGTCGCGCATGTCGAACTCCCTAAACTGTTGGCTGCCTGCGCGCCGGCCGGTTGACGATGATGAGACCGGCGGCGATCAGGGCCAGAGCCAGGAATATCCTGGTCGTCGGCGCTTCACCAAGGACCACCGCGCCGCACAAGACGCCGAACACCGGCGACAGGAAGGCGAAGCTCGACAGACCGGACGCGGGGTAGCGCCGAAGCAGCCAGAACCACAATACATAGGTGAAGGCGACGATATAGAAAGACTGGAAGAGCAGCGCCAACGTCGGCAAGGTTGCAAC
This region of Mesorhizobium sp. M2A.F.Ca.ET.046.03.2.1 genomic DNA includes:
- a CDS encoding ATP12 family chaperone protein; this translates as MRDILEDLEAGKLLSDPDPVRRAQIQMKTPLPKRFYKAVSVVPVENGFTVHLDGRPVRTPGKAVMVLPTERAAALVADEFSAQGEVIDPVTMPVMRLVNTAIDGVVSDPQAVLEDVLRFASSDLLCYRADGPQGLVDRQNKLWDPVLDWARGSLGARFNLAEGVIHVEQPREAIAILGAHLGQRSEPMRLAAIHVMTALTGSALLALAVDFGELDAEEAWAAAHVDEDWQIEHWGQDAEAVARRSARKRDMLAAVSLLEALKA